A region of Gracilinanus agilis isolate LMUSP501 chromosome 3, AgileGrace, whole genome shotgun sequence DNA encodes the following proteins:
- the LOC123243015 gene encoding IgGFc-binding protein-like isoform X1: MGDILLYQDGFHFTLQTDFGLMFTSDLAYSLFLTLPPNYMGHTCGLCGNFNGDAHDDFQLLRGSHTGEPVTYSASKWKSDADCKENCASSCPACMAPEQLVPAKAQCWILQDPRGPFSSCHREIDPEPFASACANDLCLSTGNNHVLCLSIQTYAAVCQRANVTIGAWRSSSFCAPRCPRHSHYELCACPRHRSCPGSELKCGLLCAEGCVCDDGHLPQGYSCIPAPEHGCGHQGRHCLELSPEDAAELLWRPRSSHICLQRNHTDQI; this comes from the exons ATGGGTGACATTCTCCTGTACCAGGATGGGTTCCACTTCACGCTGCAGACAGACTTTGGGCTGATGTTCACTTCTGACCTGGCCTACAGCCTCTTCCTTACCCTGCCCCCAAATTACATGGGTCACACTTGTGGGCTATGTGGGAACTTCAATGGGGATGCTCATGATGACTTCCAGCTGCTTCGAGGTTCCCACACAGGGGAGCCAGTGACTTACTCTGCCTCTAAATGGAAGTCGGATGCTGACTGTAAAGAAAATTGTGCCAGTAGCTGTCCAGCATGCATGGCACCGGAACAGCTCGTGCCAGCCAAGGCCCAGTGCTGGATCCTCCAGGACCCCCGGGGCCCCTTCTCCTCTTGTCACAGGGAGATTGACCCAGAGCCCTTTGCCTCTGCCTGTGCCAATGACCTCTGCCTCTCCACGGGGAACAACCATGTCTTGTGCCTATCCATCCAGACTTATGCTGCTGTATGTCAGCGAGCAAACGTCACCATCGGAGCCTGGAGGAGCTCCTCCTTCTGTG CTCCCCGATGTCCCCGCCACAGCCACTATGAACTTTGTGCCTGCCCTCGCCACCGCTCGTGTCCTGGCTCTGAGCTTAAATGTGGGCTCCTGTGTGCTGAGGGCTGTGTCTGTGATGATGGGCACCTGCCCCAGGGTTACAGCTGCATCCCAGCCCCAGAGCATGGCTGTGGCCACCAAGGTCGGCATTGCCTC GAGCTGAGCCCTGAGGATGCTGCTGAGCTGCTGTGGAGACCTCGGAGTAGCCATATCTGTCTACAGAGGAACCACACAGACCAGATCTGA
- the LOC123243015 gene encoding IgGFc-binding protein-like isoform X2: MGDILLYQDGFHFTLQTDFGLMFTSDLAYSLFLTLPPNYMGHTCGLCGNFNGDAHDDFQLLRGSHTGEPVTYSASKWKSDADCKENCASSCPACMAPEQLVPAKAQCWILQDPRGPFSSCHREIDPEPFASACANDLCLSTGNNHVLCLSIQTYAAVCQRANVTIGAWRSSSFCAPRCPRHSHYELCACPRHRSCPGSELKCGLLCAEGCVCDDGHLPQGYSCIPAPEHGCGHQGAEP, encoded by the exons ATGGGTGACATTCTCCTGTACCAGGATGGGTTCCACTTCACGCTGCAGACAGACTTTGGGCTGATGTTCACTTCTGACCTGGCCTACAGCCTCTTCCTTACCCTGCCCCCAAATTACATGGGTCACACTTGTGGGCTATGTGGGAACTTCAATGGGGATGCTCATGATGACTTCCAGCTGCTTCGAGGTTCCCACACAGGGGAGCCAGTGACTTACTCTGCCTCTAAATGGAAGTCGGATGCTGACTGTAAAGAAAATTGTGCCAGTAGCTGTCCAGCATGCATGGCACCGGAACAGCTCGTGCCAGCCAAGGCCCAGTGCTGGATCCTCCAGGACCCCCGGGGCCCCTTCTCCTCTTGTCACAGGGAGATTGACCCAGAGCCCTTTGCCTCTGCCTGTGCCAATGACCTCTGCCTCTCCACGGGGAACAACCATGTCTTGTGCCTATCCATCCAGACTTATGCTGCTGTATGTCAGCGAGCAAACGTCACCATCGGAGCCTGGAGGAGCTCCTCCTTCTGTG CTCCCCGATGTCCCCGCCACAGCCACTATGAACTTTGTGCCTGCCCTCGCCACCGCTCGTGTCCTGGCTCTGAGCTTAAATGTGGGCTCCTGTGTGCTGAGGGCTGTGTCTGTGATGATGGGCACCTGCCCCAGGGTTACAGCTGCATCCCAGCCCCAGAGCATGGCTGTGGCCACCAAG GAGCTGAGCCCTGA
- the LGI4 gene encoding leucine-rich repeat LGI family member 4 encodes MGALEGASLLLLLLLLRGAETAWEPPKGKCPPSCSCTKDSALCNGSPRVPEGFPPTLLSLSLVRSEVTRLTSGSFLEVPSLHLLLFTANSFSVIGDDAFAGLSYLRYLFIEDNHIGSISKNALRGLRSLTHLSLANNHLQTLPKFLFRGLETLSHVDLRGNPFLCDCRLLWLVVWLPQVNASVGAGACAGPPPLANTQLQHLDPETFHCRTVELSWFQTLGEPALGVETFWYLGEPHVVLAQPFEGRCLFLIWDYTLQRFRPDGEIPAPSVVACKPLVLGPQLFVLVARLWGGAQLWSRPSRGLRLSPSQALAPALLLKPNDAELLWLDGEPCFVVAEASKGGRTALLCRDGSARGFYPRQSLHAWHRDTDAEPLALAGEPHLLLASASQRPVLYRWRQGRFTRRTDVPEAEDVYSARHFLVADQVLLCLTRYLGDSMVMRWDGSMFRQLQALPSRGSLIFQPLLIAGDQLVLLGSDFTYTLVYQYEADTGLLKLLQELGPPVPLAPRAFSFVSVAGRRFLFTANFKGPTQVYQHLIQDLSA; translated from the exons ATGGGGGCGCTGGAAGGGGCCAgtctgttgctgctgctgctgctgctgcgggGGGCAGAGACAGCCTGGGAACCACCCAAGGGAAAGTGCCCCCCAAGTTGTTCCTGTACCAAAGATAGCGCCCTGTGCAACGGCTCCCCCCGAGTGCCTGAAGGCTTCCCCCCTACCCTGCTGTCCCT GTCTTTGGTAAGATCTGAAGTGACTCGACTTACCTCTGGCAGCTTCCTGGAAGTCCCCTCCCTGCACCTTCT GCTCTTCACAGCCAACAGCTTCTCTGTGATTGGAGATGATGCCTTTGCCGGTCTCTCCTACCTCCGCTATCT gTTCATTGAGGACAATCACATTGGCTCCATCTCCAAGAACGCCCTCAGGGGACTGAGATCCCTCACACACCT GAGTTTGGCCAATAATCACCTACAGACTCTGCCCAAGTTCCTTTTCCGAGGATTGGAGACCCTGAGCCACGT AGATCTTCGGGGAAACCCATTTCTCTGTGATTGCCGCTTGCTGTGGCTGGTTGTGTGGCTGCCCCAAGTGAATGCTAGTGTCGGGGCTGGAGCCTGTGCAGGGCCCCCTCCGTTAGCCAACACCCAGCTCCAGCACCTGGACCCAGAGACCTTCCACTGCAGGACTGTGG AACTCTCCTGGTTCCAGACCCTCGGGGAGCCGGCGCTCGGGGTGGAAACCTTCTGGTACCTGGGGGAGCCGCACGTGGTGCTGGCCCAGCCCTTTGAGGGGAGATGCCTCTTTCTTATCTGGGATTACACGCTACAGCGCTTCCGGCCGGACGGCGAGATCCCGG CCCCGTCGGTGGTGGCCTGCAAGCCCCTGGTGCTGGGCCCGCAGCTCTTCGTGCTGGTGGCCCGGCTCTGGGGTGGGGCCCAGCTGTGGTCCCGCCCGAGCCGGGGGCTGCGCCTGTCGCCGTCGCAGGCCCTGGCCCCGGCGCTGCTGCTCAAGCCCAACGACGCCGAGCTGCTGTGGCTGGACGGGGAGCCGTGCTTCGTGGTGGCCGAGGCGTCCAAGGGCGGCCGCACTGCCTTGCTCTGCCGCGACGGGTCGGCCCGCGGCTTTTACCCGCGCCAGAGCCTTCACGCCTGGCATCGCGACACGGACGCTGAGCCCCTGGCCCTGGCCGGGGAACCGCACTTGCTGCTCGCCTCGGCCTCACAGCGGCCTGTGCTCTACCGCTGGCGCCAGGGACGCTTCACTCGGCGCACCGATGTGCCCGAGGCCGAGGACGTCTACTCAGCCCGCCACTTCCTCGTGGCCGACCAGGTGCTGCTCTGCCTCACCCGCTACCTGGGCGACTCCATG GTCATGCGCTGGGATGGTTCCATGTTCCGTCAGCTGCAGGCTCTGCCATCCCGAGGTTCCCTCATCTTCCAGCCATTGCTCATCGCTGGGGACCAGCTAGTCCTCCTGGGGAGCGACTTCACCTATACCCTGGTATACCAGTATGAAGCAGACACTGGCCTCCTGAAGCTGCTGCAGGAGCTGGGGCCCCCAGTGCCCTTGGCTCCCCGGGCCTTCTCCTTCGTCTCCGTGGCTGGCCGAAGGTTCCTCTTCACTGCCAACTTTAAGGGCCCCACCCAGGTCTACCAACATCTCATCCAGGACCTCAGTGCCTGA
- the FXYD3 gene encoding FXYD domain-containing ion transport regulator 3 yields the protein MQRVAAGILLMMAALPALEANDPADKDSPFYYDWHSLRVGGMVCAGILCAVGIIVLMSSKCKCKFSQKHNPRAGEITSLNAPGSASNC from the exons ATGCAAAGGGTAGCAGCAGGGATTCTCCTAATGATGGCAG CCCTGCCTGCCTTGGAAGCCAATGACCCAGCTG aTAAGGACAGTCCTTTCTATTATG ACTGGCACAGCCTTCGTGTGGGCGGTATGGTTTGCGCTGGCATCCTGTGTGCTGTTGGCATCATCGTTCTCATGA GTAGCAAGTGTAAATGCAAATTCAGCCAGAAGCACAA CCCCAGGGCAGGAGAAATCACGTCTCTCAACGCACCAG GCTCTGCCAGTAACTGCTAA